From a region of the Monodelphis domestica isolate mMonDom1 chromosome 8, mMonDom1.pri, whole genome shotgun sequence genome:
- the C2CD6 gene encoding cation channel sperm-associated targeting subunit tau isoform X8: protein MTEPEGDTSEKQFTGSPSSEVKLRQSRMSLEKIELLQSETRLKGIILSPDRRKKSTDEGGLESKRQSFKQESKKSLGFKELQDLKDIDAASKMTLPRHVSFNISSEALELPSNPGRINRGGTDENISFIEEDKSKDKKTGREKSEDEAKEVVIKHTYVEDNSFRQARPEGMPPFQGCQKPMISRERFEPFLRNIHDIPVEAEGDERIQHVPICTVVKKDSTNAEIIEHEDQDPPYPPVLSSLTVNSEHASWESNPDIFTIKSLDTEEELERGLSKFSMESMSEETAFSIDIDLIGKGQDNLLSELLDLKPSLEKLQKTMVLKSILNDDLNDLSEELFAQPTFIMEIEVQKKTQTFLADDTSLENSDTDICDSAQNEQIDLSGMKISDSKSSKIDITNIQSEQIEVLGKISTSSKFSKHDVKIVQSEQIELSRKPTSIPKFSQNELKIVQSEQIELSRKPTSTPKFSQNELKIVQSEQIELSRKPTSTPKFSQNELKIVQSEQIELSGKPSLSPKFSQNELKLVQSEQIELLGKISSSPKFSQNELKLVPSGQIELLGKPSMSPKFSQNELKLVQSGQIELSGKPSMSPKFSQNELKLAQSGQIELLGKPSMSPKFSQNELKLAQSGQIELSGKPSSSPKVSQYDLKSVHSEQIELSGKPSSSPKVSQYDLKSVHSEQIELSGKPSSSPRVSQYDLKIVQSEQIELSGKPSSSPKVSQYDLKSVHSEQIELSGKPSSSPRVSQYDLKIVQSEQIELSGKPSSSPRVSQYDLKIVQSEQIELLEKPSSSPRVSQYDLKIVQNEQIELSEKQSPSPKVSKSDIRSVHSEQIELSGKLSPSPEVSQYDLKSVQSEETELSGKLSPSPKLSKSDVRSVHSEEIELSGKLSPSPKLSKSDVRSVHSEEIELSGELSSSPKLSQYDLKSVQSEETELSGKLSPSPKVSKSDVRSVHSEEIELSGKLSPSPKVSKSDVKSVHSEQIELSGKLSPSPKVSQYDLKSVQSEETELSGKLSPSPKVSKSDLKSVHSEQIELSGKPSPKVSKSDVKSVHSEHIELSGKLSPSPKVSQYDLKSVHSEQIELSGKLSPSPKVSKSDVKSVHSEHIELLGKLSPSPKVSQYDLKSVQSEQIELSEKISSTSKSSKHEPKIVQSGQIELSRKPSLSSRSSKHELKIVQSERVELSGKPSLSSRSSKHELKIVQSEQMKELSGKPSSSSKSSKHELKIVHSEQMKELSGKPSSSSKSSKHDLKIVQSEQLKELSGKPSSRSSKNAIKIVQSEQLNELSGKPSLSSRSSKHELKIVHSEQMKELSGKPSSSSKSSKHELKIVHSEQIELSGKLSPSPKSVSKEAMNIEILSESQVVGLTEEVEECHISETFEEPEEQPSIVEGDLSSRRKHSFKKKHPEECSQKSSEGAIQSLSSEKSERPEDMEHVEPISPEPVTELDLQHSLTVWNGNLASTSQESHESKHLEVDIAKSKSYVRHIFLQAFPSDSGLDSNIVSVIELDKDHYQGSWVETDIGSPDERSPGIEEFPRDKNDSLLMKKLDGEKSEKKDLSSVLDNTSTYIMHKLSESDRTSIKSFVSNVYSNFPTENITELHLTKEAEVEKEKQVNFVAHDKEHHEEIHAKTIQILDKSDDINVKSVARPKHTSFKECLSGSEAELLTADLNKHIQDFLLERLSGSEKISKEELPKIFENLYLIYDKIGIPTSFKAEISGKDYPGSFSETSAKSTSANQTSFDDGNLQIRLRDLISEILQQYLLRSKYSERESEQRDQNLPPYKIRTIPFSHEVKRDFSEGSLSGESDIRSLSNQSIQDLLSVVSETELVHLKSDLSKRIQSLFIERLSNMGLITEKEFRALNENLSLINSSDRPLKFLSSDLKGLSQILGKSSEKPCYKTLSRNVSEEVIDERFSNAELARKLEREYFALHSYKRKPSFVREEEKQYTRERVGKQGGKNSKKSSQEFLFNNSTERITKLVFRREQKDHNFMQLPQVEKTGFEEEIQDLHGWYNKPKITHSKATVKIKPLDRKDHVNIYKVTVKERSEPIIIPSDENSEIQSELKEYFYKSKLPSSSNSFYLNSDNEEESKLKDQCYGKSKENSKKKPLLTVAQFQKELQAVYVKPKEATIERCVSPPPTDYSSRIVEINTSKPSLFPEVLKTESSRPKFRREREYVEKQKRPLYRTAKILAASQPATRLLLKKSPQRTLLFPWSGKRNIHDSSENKKEELHLTSYKHLEKAKARARFDLGRSPDDKQYCKNFSRPNTAPEFNKRLKESLGKFANPRLVSAGLFQVPNVGLEEYNQRKDLKDLEKCSIICDILQLLNSSYVKRKYEDD, encoded by the exons GTCGGATAAACAGGGGTGGAACTGACGAAAATATTAGCTTCATTGAAGAAGATAAGAGTAAGGATAAGAAAACAGGACGTGAGAAGAGTGAAGATGAAGCAAAAGAG gtTGTTATTAAGCATACATATGTAGAGGACAACTCTTTTAGACAAGCACGTCCTGAAGGCATGCCACCATTTCAAGGG tGCCAGAAACCCATGATTAGTAGGGAAAGGTTTGAGCCTTTTTTAAGGAATATCCATGATATTCCAGTTGAAGCTGAAGGTGATGAAAGGATTCAACATGTGCCTATTTGTACAGTTGTTAAAAAGGATTCAACAAATGCAGAGATTATAGAGCATGAAGATCAAGACCCTCCTTATCCACCAGTGTTATCAAGCTTAACAGTAAATTCAGAACATGCTTCCTGGGAGTCCAATCCTGACATCTTTACAATAAAATCTCTAGATACTGAAGAGGAGTTAGAAAGAGGACTATCAAAGTTTTCTATGGAAAGTATGAGTGAAGAAACAGCCTTTAGTATAGATATAGATTTGATTGGGAAAGGACAAGATAACCTCCTTTCAGAACTATTAGATCTTAAACCAAGTCTGGAAAAATTACAGAAAACAATGGTtctaaaatcaattttaaatgaTGACTTGAATGACCTTTCAGAAGAATTATTTGCACAACCAACATTCATCATGGAGATTGAGGTACAAAAGAAAACCCAGACTTTTCTGGCTGATGACACATCATTAGAGAACTCGGATACCGATATATGTGACAGTGCTCAAAATGAACAGATTGACCTTTCAGGAATGAAAATTTCAGATTCAAAATCTTCAAAAATTGACATTACGAATATTCAGAGTGAACAGATTGAGGTTTTAGGAAAGATAAGTACAAGCTCAAAGTTTTCCAAACATGATGTCAAGATAGTGCAGAGTGAACAGATTGAGCTTTCAAGAAAACCAACTTCAATTCCAAAATTTTCCCAAAATGAACTCAAGATAGTGCAGAGTGAACAGATTGAGCTTTCAAGAAAGCCAACTTCAACTCCAAAATTTTCCCAAAATGAGCTCAAGATAGTGCAGAGTGAACAGATTGAGCTTTCAAGAAAGCCAACTTCAACTCCAAAATTTTCCCAAAATGAACTCAAGATTGTTCAGAGTGAACAGATTGAGCTTTCAGGAAAGCCTAGTTTGAGTCCAAAATTTTCCCAAAATGAGCTCAAGCTTGTGCAGAGCGAACAGATTGAACTTTTAGGAAAGATAAGTTCAAGTCCAAAGTTTTCCCAAAATGAACTCAAGCTTGTTCCAAGTGGACAGATTGAACTTTTAGGAAAGCCTAGTATGAGTCCAAAGTTTTCCCAAAATGAACTCAAGCTTGTGCAGAGTGGACAGATTGAACTTTCAGGAAAACCTAGTATGAGTCCAAAGTTTTCCCAAAATGAACTCAAGCTTGCACAGAGTGGACAGATTGAACTTTTAGGAAAGCCTAGTATGAGTCCAAAGTTTTCCCAAAATGAACTCAAGCTTGCGCAGAGTGGACAGATTGAACTTTCAGGAAAGCCAAGTTCAAGTCCAAAAGTTTCCCAATATGACCTCAAGAGTGTGCATAGTGAACAGATTGAGCTTTCAGGAAAGCCAAGTTCAAGTCCAAAAGTTTCCCAATATGACCTCAAGAGTGTGCATAGTGAACAGATTGAGCTTTCAGGAAAGCCAAGTTCAAGTCCAAGAGTTTCCCAATATGACCTCAAGATTGTGCAGAGTGAACAGATTGAGCTTTCAGGAAAGCCAAGTTCAAGTCCAAAAGTTTCCCAATATGACCTCAAGAGTGTGCATAGTGAACAGATTGAGCTGTCAGGAAAGCCAAGTTCAAGTCCAAGAGTTTCCCAATATGACCTCAAGATTGTGCAGAGTGAACAGATTGAGCTTTCAGGAAAGCCAAGTTCAAGTCCAAGAGTTTCCCAATATGACCTCAAGATTGTGCAGAGTGAACAGATTGAGCTTTTAGAAAAGCCAAGTTCAAGTCCGAGAGTTTCCCAATATGACCTCAAGATTGTGCAGAATGAACAGATTGAGCTTTCAGAAAAGCAAAGTCCAAGTCCAAAAGTTTCCAAAAGTGACATCAGGAGTGTGCATAGTGAACAGATTGAGCTTTCAGGAAAGCTAAGTCCAAGTCCAGAAGTTTCCCAATATGACCTCAAGAGTGTGCAGAGTGAAGAGACCGAGCTGTCAGGAAAGCTAAGTCCAAGtccaaaactttccaaaagtGACGTCAGGAGTGTGCATAGTGAAGAGATTGAGCTGTCAGGAAAGCTAAGTCCAAGtccaaaactttccaaaagtGACGTCAGGAGTGTGCATAGTGAAGAGATTGAGCTTTCAGGAGAGCTCAGTTCAAGTCCAAAACTTTCCCAATATGACCTCAAGAGTGTGCAGAGTGAAGAGACCGAACTGTCAGGAAAGCTAAGTCCAAGTCCAAAAGTTTCCAAAAGTGACGTCAGGAGTGTGCATAGTGAAGAGATTGAGCTGTCAGGAAAGCTAAGTCCAAGTCCAAAAGTTTCCAAAAGTGACGTCAAGAGTGTGCATAGTGAACAGATTGAGCTGTCAGGAAAGCTCAGTCCAAGTCCAAAAGTTTCCCAATATGACCTCAAGAGTGTGCAGAGTGAAGAGACCGAGCTGTCAGGAAAGCTAAGTCCAAGTCCAAAAGTTTCCAAAAGTGACCTCAAGAGTGTGCATAGTGAACAGATTGAGCTTTCAGGAAAGCCAAGTCCAAAAGTTTCCAAAAGTGACGTCAAGAGTGTGCATAGTGAACATATTGAGCTTTCAGGAAAGCTCAGTCCAAGTCCAAAAGTTTCCCAATATGACCTCAAGAGTGTGCATAGTGAACAGATTGAGCTTTCAGGAAAGCTAAGTCCAAGTCCAAAAGTTTCCAAAAGTGATGTCAAGAGTGTGCATAGTGAACATATTGAGCTTTTAGGAAAGCTAAGTCCAAGTCCAAAAGTTTCCCAATATGACCTCAAGAGTGTGCAGAGTGAACAAATTGAGCTGTCAGAAAAGATAAGTTCAACTTCCAAATCTTCCAAACACGAGCCCAAGATTGTGCAGAGTGGACAGATTGAACTTTCAAGAAAGCCAAGTTTAAGTTCCAGATCTTCCAAACATGAACTCAAGATTGTGCAGAGCGAACGGGTTGAACTTTCAGGAAAGCCAAGTTTAAGTTCCAGATCTTCCAAACATGAACTCAAGATTGTGCAGAGTGAACAAATGAAAGAGCTTTCAGGAAAGCCAAGTTCAAGTTCCAAATCTTCCAAACATGAACTCAAGATTGTGCACAGTGAACAAATGAAAGAGCTTTCAGGAAAGCCAAGTTCAAGTTCCAAATCTTCCAAACATGACCTTAAGATTGTTCAGAGTGAACAGCTGAAAGAGCTGTCGGGAAAGCCAAGTTCAAGATCTTCCAAAAATGCCATCAAGATTGTACAGAGTGAACAGTTGAATGAGCTTTCAGGAAAGCCAAGTTTAAGTTCCAGATCTTCCAAACATGAACTCAAGATTGTGCACAGTGAACAAATGAAAGAGCTTTCAGGAAAGCCAAGTTCAAGTTCCAAATCTTCCAAACATGAACTCAAGATTGTGCACAGTGAACAGATTGAACTTTCAGGAAAACTAAGTCCAAGTCCAAAATCTGTTTCAAAAGAAGCAATGAATATAGAAATACTTTCAGAAAGTCAAGTAGTAGGATTAACTGAGGAAGTGGAAGAATGTCATATTTCTGAGACATTTGAAGAGCCTGAAGAACAGCCAAGTATAGTAGAGGGAGATTTGTCAAGTAGAAGGAAACATAGTTTCAAAAAGAAGCATCCTGAAGAATGTTCTCAGAAGAGTTCAGAAGGGGCAATACAGAGTCTatcttcagaaaaatctgaaagacCAGAGGATATGGAGCATGTAGAACCAATTTCCCCTGAGCCAGTCACAGAACTGGACTTACAGCATTCACTCACAGTTTGGAATGGTAATTTAGCTTCAACAAGTCAAGAATCGCATGAAAGTAAACATTTAGAAGTAGATATAGCAAAATCAAAATCTTACGTGAGGCACATATTTTTACAAGCATTTCCTTCAGATTCAGGTTTAGATTCTAACATAGTCAGTGTGATAGAGTTAGATAAAGATCACTATCAGGGTTCATGGGTAGAAACAGACATTGGTTCTCCTGATGAAAGATCCCCAGGGATAGAAGAGTTCCCACGGGATAAAAATGATTCACTTTTGATGAAGAAATTAGATggagaaaagagtgaaaaaaaagatctcagttctgttttggacaatACAAGTACTTACATCATGCATAAACTTAGTGAGTCAGATAGAACATCCATAAAATCTTTTGTAAGCAATGTCTATAGCAATTTTCCCACAGAGAATATTACTGAACTACACTTAACAAAAGAAgcagaggtagaaaaagaaaagcaagtcaATTTTGTTGCACATGATAAAGAACATCATGAGGAAATACATGCTAAAACAATACAAATCCTTGATAAATCTGATGATATCAATGTAAAATCTGTTGCACGCCCCAAGCATACCAGTTTCAAAGAGTGTCTATCAGGATCAGAAGCAGAACTTCTGACTGCTGATTTAAACAAACACATCCAGGATTTTCTTTTAGAAAGACTTTCAGGATCAGAAAAAATCTCTAAGGAGGAGTTACCAAAAATCTTTGAGAACCTGTATTTGATATATGATAAAATAGGAATACCAACTTCTTTCAAGGCTGAAATATCTGGCAAAGATTATCCAGGAAGTTTTTCAGAAACTTCTGCCAAAAGCACATCTGCAAATCAAACTTCATTTGATGATGGCAATTTGCAAATAAGGTTAAGAGATCTTATAAGTGAAATTCTTCAACAATATCTATTAAGAAGTAAATATTCAGAAAGAGAGTCTGAGCAAAGAGACCAAAACCTGCCTCCATACAAAATTAGAACCATCCCATTTTCACATGAAGTGAAACGAGATTTTTCAGAAGGGAGTTTATCTGGAGAGAGTGATATAAGAAGTCTTTCAAATCAATCCATACAAGACCTTTTATCAGTTGTCTCCGAAACTGAACTAGTACATCTCAAATCTGATTTAAGCAAACGTATTCAAAGTCTTTTCATAGAAAGACTTTCAAATATGGGACTAATCACAGAAAAGGAGTTCCGTGCTCTCAATGAAAACCTGTCTTTGATTAATTCTAGCGACAgaccattaaaatttttaagcTCAGATCTGAAAGGACTAAGTCAAATTCTGGGAAAATCTTCAGAAAAGCCATGTTACAAAACTCTTTCAAGAAATGTGTCAGAAGAGGTTATTGATGAAAGGTTTTCAAATGCAGAACTAGCCAGAAAGTTGGAGAGGGAATATTTTGCTCTTCATAGTTATAAAAGAAAGCCATCATttgtaagagaagaggaaaagcaaTACACaagagaaagagttggaaagcaAGGaggaaaaaactcaaaaaaaagtAGCCAAGAGTTCCTATTTAACAATTCAACAGAAAGAATAACAAAACTAGTGtttagaagggaacaaaaagaccACAATTTTATGCAACTGCCACAAGTAGAAAAAACTGGTTTTGAAGAGGAGATCCAAGACCTACATGGCTGGTATAATAAACCAAAAATAACCCATTCAAAAGCTACTGTGAAAATCAAGCCCCTGGACAGAAAAGACCACgttaacatatataaagtgaCTGTAAAGGAAAGATCTGAACCAATCATCATTCCATCTGACGAGAATTCTGAAATACAATCAGaacttaaagaatatttttataaatccaAGTTACCTTCATCAAGTaactcattttatttaaattcagaTAATGAGGAAGAATCAAAGCTGAAAGACCAATGTTATGGGAAGTCCAAAGAGAACAGCAAAAAGAAGCCACTATTAACAGTTGCACAATTCCAGAAAGAGTTACAAGCTGTTTATGTTAAGCCAAAAGAAGCTACTATTGAAAGATGTGTATCACCACCACCCACTGATTATAGTAGTAGAATTGTGGAAATTAACACTTCAAAGCCATCTCTCTTCCCAGAAGTCCTAAAAACAGAAAGCTCAAGGCCTAAATTTCGGCGAGAAAGAGAGTATGTTGAGAAACAAAAAAGGCCCCTTTACAGGACAGCTAAGATATTAGCAGCCTCACAACCTGCCACAAGACTGCTTCTAAAAAAATCTCCACAAAGGACACTGCTATTTCCTTGgtctggaaaaagaaatatacat gACTCTtcggaaaataaaaaagaagaattacATTTGACCTCATATAAGCATCTTGAAAAGGCAAAAGCCAGAGCAAGGTTTGATTTGGGAAGAAGCCCTGATGATAAACAATACTGTAAAAACTTTTCAAGACCAAATACTGCTCCAGAGTTTAACAAACGATTGAAAGAAAGCTTGGGGAAATTTGCAAATCCACGATTGGTTTCAGCAGGCTTATTTCAAGTTCCAAACGTAGGTCTAGAAGAATATAATCAGAGAAAAGATCTAAAAGATCTTGAAAAATGTTCAATCATTTGCGATATTCTGCAGTTGTTAAACAGTTCATATGTGAAACGCAAGTATGAGGATGATTAA